A part of Thalassophryne amazonica chromosome 3, fThaAma1.1, whole genome shotgun sequence genomic DNA contains:
- the setmar gene encoding histone-lysine N-methyltransferase SETMAR, giving the protein MSEYGVGVVDLSHGLENVPVFVGCSGFDQFQYSPENTEGPGCSVDLSEITLPGCSCLSTSCSPDSCSCLRTHGQHYSSTGTLLNLSGTDGDYCAPVFECNALCCCSDVCSNRVVQRGLRLRLEVCRTIHKGWGVRTLQPIPHGTFVCEYAGEVISFKEARRRQQAQKYEDNNYIIAVREHAGKGHIIETFVDPTMIGNVGRFLNHSCLPCLAMVPVRVHSAVPRLALFAGRDIESQEELTFDYSGGFRNQPPVELVSTQTDAAEAVHRKVCRCGATNCARFLPLDLSILS; this is encoded by the exons ATGAGTGAGTATGGAGTTGGAGTCGTAGATTTGAGTCACGGGTTGGAGAATGTGCCGGTTTTTGTTGGATGCAGTGGATTCGATCAGTTTCAG TATTCACCAGAAAACACTGAGGGACCAGGATGCTCCGTTGACCTGAGTGAAATCACGCTGCCTGGATGCTCCTGTCTGTCCACTTCCTGCTCTCCTGACAGCTGCTCCTGCCTGAGGACACATGGGCAGCACTACAGCAGCACAGGGACACTGTTGAACCTCAGTGGGACAGATGGCGATTACTGCGCCCCGGTGTTCGAGTGTAACGCTCTTTGCTGCTGCAGTGATGTCTGCAGTAACAGGGTGGTGCAGAGGGGCCTCAGACTCAGACTAGAAGTTTGCCGCACCATCCACAAGGGCTGGGGAGTACGGACACTGCAGCCCATTCCACACGGGACTTTTGTGTGTGAATACGCGGGAGAGGTAATCAGCTTTAAAGAAGCCAGGCGGAGACAACAAGCACAGAAATACGAAGACAATAATTACATCATAGCTGTCAGAGAACACGCAGGCAAAGGCCACATCATCGAGACATTTGTCGATCCAACCATGATCGGAAACGTCGGCCGCTTCCTCAACCACTCCTGCCTGCCGTGCCTGGCCATGGTGCCGGTCCGAGTCCACTCTGCGGTTCCTCGACTGGCACTGTTTGCTGGGCGGGACATTGAAAGTCAAGAGGAGCTGACGTTTGATTATTCAGGAGGCTTCAGGAATCAGCCTCCTGTGGAGCTGGTGTCCACACAGACTGACGCTGCAGAGGCAGTCCACAGGAAGGTCTGCCGCTGTGGTGCCACCAACTGTGCCCGCTTCCTCCCACTGGATTTATCTATTCTCAGCTGA